The following nucleotide sequence is from Candidatus Micropelagos thuwalensis.
AACCGTAAATACACAAATTGATGAAATCGCAAAAGTAGATGTAGTCATTTTTAGATTAAGCACACCACCATCAGCTGCGTGAACTGGAAATGACATAAAAGCCATAAGAAGAATGGCCGGAAGTCCATAGAAGAATTTTGGCATTATACCCTCAGATAATTGGAAGAATTCAAAAGCAAACCAACAATACCAACACCACGCACACAAATACAGCAAAATCGGGAGTAAAAAATGTTAATTATTTTCAATTAATGAATCGAAAATTTCATTAATTTCGATATTCAAAACCAAATCTGCAAAACCATCAAGATCGGTTGGCTCACGATTGATAATGACAAATCTTGCGCCGTTTTCCTTAGCAAGAAGTGGGAATCCAGCGGCTGGAAAAACTTTTAAAGAAGATCCGACAGCAATAAACAGGTCACAGGCGAGACTTGCTTCTTCAGCGGCCTGCATCGCCTCGGGTGGCATAGATTGACCGAAGGAAACTGTCGCAGATTTAATATACCCACCGCATTCACAAACAGGCGCCAGATTATCCTTTTTAAACTGCTCTTTGATGAGATTTATCTGGTATTTTTTTTCGCAATTTAAGCATTTCGCAAAAGTTCCATTACCATGTAGTTCAATGACTTGGTCATCTGAAAGGCCAGAATTTTGGTGAAGATTATCAATATTTTGAGTTATGACTTTGCTCACCTTGCCTACATCCATCAATTCAGAGATTGCATAATGGGCTTTGTTAGGCTCGGGTTTACCAATTTCTTGATCCAGAAGAACTTTGCGTCGCCAAGTTTCTACACGCATCTCATC
It contains:
- a CDS encoding SIR2 family NAD-dependent protein deacylase; translation: MEELKNWINDSAYTVVFTGAGISTDSGIPDFRSPGGLWSRLAPIDFRDFMASDEMRVETWRRKVLLDQEIGKPEPNKAHYAISELMDVGKVSKVITQNIDNLHQNSGLSDDQVIELHGNGTFAKCLNCEKKYQINLIKEQFKKDNLAPVCECGGYIKSATVSFGQSMPPEAMQAAEEASLACDLFIAVGSSLKVFPAAGFPLLAKENGARFVIINREPTDLDGFADLVLNIEINEIFDSLIENN